GATAAATCTACGTATCATCACCTCGAAACGTCCATTAAATCTACACATGTTTCTTATTTACAAGTTAATAACTTTATCAAAGTGTATTTGTCTTGGTTCAAATCAAAACGGTCTGGGATGATCAGAATAAGAGTAGATCATGAGTAGTTAATCACATTACTAATCCTTTTGCTTGTGTTCATTAAAAACTTTTTATAGGAGGCTTAGTTGAAACCTGTCATTGTATGTGGGGGGGATAACAGGGTCGTTTTCATAGGGACTCATTTTCCAACAGCCTGCCTCTAATTAgcctaattatgtaataattCAGTTTTTTATCTGCTACAAATATATTCTTGCACAACTCTTTCATTGTCTGTGATATTAATACGTTTGAATAAACCCAACTAAAGCCctggctctttttttttttttttttcgcatTGCCATAAATTGCTCACTACATTAACTTTTCTCTGTCACCAACAAcgtttttgattgatgaaaGTGTGGCAAGGCCTATGGCTATCACTTTCCATGTTATGCAGAaaatggggtttttttttttttttttttaagaaatcatTTTTCGATTCACTGCATCGGTTTGAgtacttgaatttgaaaagaaagaaaaaattgtttaGAAGGTATGAGAAAGAAGCAAGGGGTGGTTGGAACTCTATAAAATGAAAGTGTTTTAGCCTCTACAACTTATATGCTCATAAGCTTTTTTCATGGCTTCATTAGAGAGGAAAAACATATTTAGAACAAAGTTTATTATGGAGTCATTAACTAACCTGATCCGCCGGGCAAAGCTGATTTTAGCTGTAGCTCTCTTGCAGGGTGCCTATGCAGGCCAGGCCATAATTGTTAGGATGGCTATGAACAAGGGAATGAGCCATTACATATTCTTAGTCTACCGAATGGCCTTTGCCACTGTTCTTATTGCTCCATTTGCTCTTATCTTGGATAGGTTTGTTCTCTTGATGTATATGCAGggaaattttctcttttcaaacAGTCTAGCAAGTTTTAAAGAAGATTAAGGAACTATCATAACTAATTACTAATTGTTAAGACTGATCACCAGGAAATCGAGGCCGAAGATGACATCCTCCATCCTTGTCAAGACAATGCTGCTCAGCCTTTTCGAGTAAGAATCTGAACCGTTAAGTTTAATTAAACTACTCTTTATGATCTTAATTGAACCCCATTTTCATTATCTATCTATACAGCCCTCTGCTTGACCAGAACCTATACTATATGGCAATGTCCTACTCTACAGCTACTTTCACATCTGCCATGTTCAATATTCTTCCCGCAATTGCATTTTTTATGGCCTGGATCTTTAGGTACAACTCCTTAGCCACTAAAACACAGAAAAAACACACTAGTAAGGCAAATAAAGTTTTTAACTTTGTTGTGGTGAGGGATTTGCAGGCTTGAGACAGTAAACATTAGGAAACTGCATAGCCAGGCAAAGGTTCTTGGGACTATAATCACAGTTGGAGGAGCTATAATATTGACACTAGCCAAAGGGCCTGCACTAAATTTGCCATGGACAAAGGGCAAAaatcaacatcatcatcaaatgCAAAGTGATTCAAACCACAAAGACATCACAAAGAGTGCTCTATTGAGTGCAGCAGCTTGCTTCTGCTGGTCTAGTTTCATCATTTTGCAAGTAAGAAACTCTCAAATGTTAGATGACATGCCTCTGTGTTACTGCATCAGTAAAAAGTATAATATGATGGTGAATTCTAATGCAGGCATTTACACTAAGATCATATCCTTGTAAGCTCTCCCTGGCAGCTCTTACATGTTTTTGGGGTCTGGTGGAAGGAGCAATCCTGGCCCTTGTAGTAGAATGGAGGGACAGTAATGCAGACTGGTCCATACACTTGGACATAAGACTTTTAGCAGCTTTTTATGGGGTATGAAATTTTTACTTCAGATAAAGAATGGTAAATATATACTCAGTCAGAGTCACAGATGTTTTTTCATGCAGGGTATACTCTCTGGGGTTGCTTATTACATTATGGGAATggtaaataaagaaaagggccctgttttcttttctgcttTTAACCCATTAGGCACAGTAATTATTGCAATTCTGGGTTCCCTTGTTTTAGATGAGCACATGTACCTTGGGAGGTATGCTTTGATTTCTCTCATCTATGCCCAATATGCCTATGCATAATAGTTACAGCAGTAAAAATGGACTGACCCAATACCACTACATTGTTTGCAGTCTTATTGGAGCCATTGTCATCGTTGTTGGCCTATATCTGGTTCTGTGGGGCAAGACCAAAGACGAGCCTCCATCTCAATTATCAAAAACTCAGAGTCAACCAAACGATGAGCCTGTAACTACAAGTCAACAACAAATGATGCCAGAGGGAGGCCTGGATATAGAACCTGGAGGtgaaccaaaaacaaacataattgACAGCTAAAAGTTCCCAGTTCATTCGAGAAAACTATGGAATTATGGGAGATCATTAGAAATTTTTCACAAGGTTgatgtaaaaatatttatgttcTTTTTAAGTTCTCAACAAAAGGTGCACCATTATTCTTAAGTTGtgaattgtgaatttggaCATGAAATCTCATCTCATCCAACGAGGTGGAGGCCGACATTTTATCTAATCAATGGTAAGACAGCCAACATAAAACAATAGTTGGTGGCCTCCCAAGAGAGCTGCATCATTGATCAGCAGCCTGCAAATAATGATTGTTCGCAAATTTGAGCTCAAAATGGACTAATCTATATATCAGCAAGGATAAATCCCAACCATTCATGACATTCATGTCAAACATGATGCCCCTCGAGTTCTAAACGCGCCCAAATTGGTGTGTCACACTGGACATTTACTAGATGATCTGTAAGCCGATTCGACCATTGGGTTATACTATCCAGTCTCGATAACTATGGATGTTTGGTTCATAGATTTTCAGGGCGAAAAATCAACATGCATACAAAATTTTGTAAACTGTCCAACatccaaaaataattaaactttCAATATGAACTATATCACATAGCCAAAATACCTGTAAAACATCCACCAGCTCCAATATTCAAATTTGCAGTCTATAATTTAGTAATTTACTATAAGCTTTTGTATGGTGCTATGCAACCCATCTACCCCCAAAAAGTTAATGAGGAAGATTCTCGCATCAAGATTGTATAGCAACTTCGTCTTTTCCATAGATACGCTGAAGTTCACGGGTGGCGGCTTGATATGATGCTGAAGAAAGGCAAAAAGAGGGAACCATATGAGAGCAATTTTCACAACATCAATAAACATAAATGGTAAGGCTATCACATTTCAAGTTTGTGTTAAAGAGGTCACTCCAAAAATCATCTAAAATTCTGCATCACCTTTCCAGATCCGGAAATTCTTCTGATTAATAGGAGACCCTGTCACAGTTTGAATGGCATCAAACAGCATCTCCTGAGGAGTGTTCTTCAGCTCTTGAACTACTGCATAGATGGTCTTTCCATTCTCAAAGTAGATGTGATTATTGGGATGCTTGGTCTTAGCACCAGCATGGCGTTCAAACTCATAAGCATTGAGAGACTGCATGATACAATCCAATTTGCCCGCTAAGTTATatatctcaaataaaaaaattcattacaTCTTACTTCAAAGCAGCTGAATCAAACAAGAGATCATTACCTTTGAGTGATTGCAGTCATCACAGGAACATAGATACCCGGTCCCCTTTATGATTCCTTTGAGGTTTTTCTGCAGAAGATAACATATACAAGTCAAAACAAGGAAAAGTAATACAGAAAATTGAATCACCTGTCAACAAAATCAGAAAGATCAACAGATAGATAAGCTTACCTCCCGTGACCAGGAAACATACTTCACTGGAACCCCATCAAACATACCAGTGGACAATAAACTTTTGACATTTGAAGGGAAGTTGTTTGGAGGAGCTTTCCTAGCAGTCTTTGGCTCCTTAATTTTAGAAACAGTATCAGTTTTAGAATCAAGTTTGAGAGCATCATCTACATTTGGATCCATGTTTGACTGAATCGGGTCCTTCAGACCAGATTCTTCTGATTGCTCAGCTGTGTTTTGATTGTTCATCAACAAATCATAGCTGCTGATGATCCCGCCAGAAGGATTTGTGTCAGTTTCATGATGGAAACTTCCAAAAGATATGGTGGTCCTCTCATTCTTATTGTAATTGTGACTCATAGATACATTGCTTTCTCCTTTATGATAGGGAGGACCTATTGGCACAACATTCGAATCAGCCTTGTCATAGTTTGGGCCCATTGACATCATATTATCAGTCTGCTTATCATAGGTGGGAGCCATTGAGATGAAATTCTCATTTGCTTTACCATATGTTGCACCCATAGAAATAAAATTCTCATGTCCTTTGTGGTACGAGTTACCTAATGATATGAAACTGCTATCTCCCTTTTCATATGACTGACCCATTGATATAAAGTTGCCATCCTCCTTGTCAAAAGGCTGACCCATTGATAAGATACTATTATCTCCCTTGTTATAATTATGAGCCATTGATATGAAATTGCTATTGGCTTTACTGAAGGTATGACccattgaaatgaaattatCATCTGCCTTGTTAAAGGAAGGTCCTATTGAGATTGCATTCTCTTCGCCAGTATTATAAGCCGAACCCAACGATATGGCGTTGTCATCACTCTTATTATAGGTGTTAGCCATTGACATTGTATTACTGTCTCCCTTACAGTAGGAGTGCCCCATAGATGCAGACACAACATCATCAGAGTCCCTAACTTCATTGACTTTAACTTTTCTGATTCCACCAAAATTGAGACATGATGAGGGATCTTCGATGGTGTGAGACATTGACAAACCCACTGATGGATCATTTCCATATTGATCCTCGAAACCCTTTCTTcccaaattcatattttcACTTCCAACAGATTGAATGTTCCTGTCACCTAGGTTGACTGTCCGTACTGGCTCAGATCCGAAAAGGCGATCAGTGAATTGTCCTGGAACTGACTGAAACCCTGAAGTGTTATCCCAAGGGGAAATAGCCAAATGTGGAACTCCTGAAACAGGCCTGCCATTAACAGCCTCCATTGCTTGCTTCTTGTTGTTGAAGAATTCCAGCCCATTGGAATCCATAAACCACCGGTTACCACGCTTTGATTCTATTCTGGAAGAATTATCATATCCCATCTCTCCATCAGTTAGACAGCTAGCATCTCTCGGAATCCAAAAACTTTTGGGTTGGAACGACTGCAAAAACATAAATACTTTTTAGATTACATGAGATAGAATGTTAAAATAAGAATGGTAGCCTAGAAAGAGGAAATGAGACGCAAAACACAGACATCTTCATTAAAATAATAGCACCCAGAAACAGAGGATAAATTTAAACGCAAGCGTGAGGATAAGCGGATCAATAGTACAGCACGACTTAATATTGAACTTGAAGGGCGATCAAAAGAAACCGTACATGATTCATAGTTTCCAAGAAAATAGGCACACACGATGCAGAAAGAGCTCATCTTTAAATAGTTTTGGACACCAGAGATAATATCCTAGACAAACAAATGAATATATCATTTCAAATATCAAGGAACTTCGCAAAATGGTATACTATGAAAAGTTCATTCTGTTTAGAAGAAATTGGCAACATTTGTTGCCAACACCTAGATCTTTGCCATAACaatgaaattattaataaagTTCCTTTGAAATCTGTCCAAATCAGTTATGCCCTGAAGCATTAAATCTTTCCCCGCATAATGAAAAAATGACTTGGAGagaaatcatttttttatggaatggaaagaaaaaattgccTTAACAGTTTTCAACGTCAGAGTACAAGTTCCTAatatgcatggtttttcaaacTACATTTGTACAATAATTATATTGCAAGAACAAAAAGCAATGACACGAAAAACAATAGGCTAAATTTGGCAAAAAGCAGAGCAAGTTGTTGCTAATTGTAGAGACTAGAGACTATTCTAAGGAAATTATTAGGCATTTATTCGCCTCATGGACCACCTTTACTTCACATCACTCCTCATTAGATCACGTTTTCCATCACCAACTTAAAGATCCAAAGCTTCCTGAGCTCGTAGGATCAAATACATCTAACCATACCTGTTTCTTCCCCAAGTGGACAAGTAATCTAATTTGTTAAGAAAAATGTACATGACCACCAAAATGTATAAATGTGCTTTGTCAATGATTAACATTTATTTCCAGCTGTGCTTAACGAGGAAATGAAACATTCCTATTAAAAAATTGTGGGATGAACATCAATAAATGCACAAATCCTATGTTACCTCCTTAATTTTGGGTGAATAATAAAAGATACTAGAATCTTAAAGTGAACAGAAAGGATCTAGCTCATTTCATGCTTGATGTTGATGCCACACTCTTTTCAATCTAGGTTATACAAGTTATTCTACAATGCAAAGTTGCAACAATTCTTAACTGATCACCGAAACTTGATGAAACCCCACTCAGGATCACCACAATGCTACAGTAACTAAGTGCTCTCCTTTACTTATACACAAAGATTCTTTCAATAATATCTGTTCAAAGATTTGACATCTTAGCTAACAGCTAAGAGAGCCTTGTGCTATTTCGACTGAGTAATAACCATTAACATATTCTAGGAAGAAAATAGATGCTCTTAGATAACAGATGTCtagttcttttttctctctcaacGGTGAATGTTGAGGTCCAGAATCACTGGATATAACCACTAAGCATCTGGCAAAGGGAAAATTGTAAGACAAACATGCTCATGCATGATATGTTACTCcccacaaatatatatatagccatTCCTCTTTATCACTGCGAAATTTAGGTCGTTACCTCCCACTAACATTCCCACTTACCTTCACATGAGACTCCATTATGATACTTTAAATTGATTTATATGGATGCAAATTAGTAATTACTAAGGcaagaaagaaactaaaagATCATCATCAATCTCATCACCAGAAGTCAAGCATGTATACCAGATGCCATAAATCTATAGTacataaaaaaagataacagAATAAACACTCGACTTTCCATTTGACATATAGTCAAAATATaatcctctttttttcttttcttttttttcatttaagaGAACATTCATATTCgaaaacaattaaaacaaGATTAGGTTCCACTATAAGATTCATCTTCTCAAGGAACCAACACACACAGAAGCACCCATTTtccaaacaacaaaaaaatcttCGACGGACAAAGTATCGAAAATAGTAACAACcccacaaagaaaaacaagcatTGATCAAAAGTCAGATACCTCTCAGGTGCAACAACAtgaaaaaccccaaaaaataaagcCAAGATGTCAATATGACATTTACAATAAAAAGCTTCAATCAGAGTTTCGAATGTACCATTTTTAACACAGGCTCACTGAGTCACCTCAGCATTAACTCAATGAACTCGCTCCCACACTGTCAACCTCAGCTTCTCCCACACTCCAATCTCGAACCGTTACTCTCTGTCAAACCCAAAGCACCTTATACGACGCCGCTTCGTCAATAAAATTCACTGA
The Prunus dulcis chromosome 2, ALMONDv2, whole genome shotgun sequence DNA segment above includes these coding regions:
- the LOC117619857 gene encoding WAT1-related protein At2g39510-like → MASLERKNIFRTKFIMESLTNLIRRAKLILAVALLQGAYAGQAIIVRMAMNKGMSHYIFLVYRMAFATVLIAPFALILDRKSRPKMTSSILVKTMLLSLFDPLLDQNLYYMAMSYSTATFTSAMFNILPAIAFFMAWIFRLETVNIRKLHSQAKVLGTIITVGGAIILTLAKGPALNLPWTKGKNQHHHQMQSDSNHKDITKSALLSAAACFCWSSFIILQAFTLRSYPCKLSLAALTCFWGLVEGAILALVVEWRDSNADWSIHLDIRLLAAFYGGILSGVAYYIMGMVNKEKGPVFFSAFNPLGTVIIAILGSLVLDEHMYLGSLIGAIVIVVGLYLVLWGKTKDEPPSQLSKTQSQPNDEPVTTSQQQMMPEGGLDIEPGGEPKTNIIDS
- the LOC117620067 gene encoding uncharacterized protein LOC117620067, coding for MSFQPKSFWIPRDASCLTDGEMGYDNSSRIESKRGNRWFMDSNGLEFFNNKKQAMEAVNGRPVSGVPHLAISPWDNTSGFQSVPGQFTDRLFGSEPVRTVNLGDRNIQSVGSENMNLGRKGFEDQYGNDPSVGLSMSHTIEDPSSCLNFGGIRKVKVNEVRDSDDVVSASMGHSYCKGDSNTMSMANTYNKSDDNAISLGSAYNTGEENAISIGPSFNKADDNFISMGHTFSKANSNFISMAHNYNKGDNSILSMGQPFDKEDGNFISMGQSYEKGDSSFISLGNSYHKGHENFISMGATYGKANENFISMAPTYDKQTDNMMSMGPNYDKADSNVVPIGPPYHKGESNVSMSHNYNKNERTTISFGSFHHETDTNPSGGIISSYDLLMNNQNTAEQSEESGLKDPIQSNMDPNVDDALKLDSKTDTVSKIKEPKTARKAPPNNFPSNVKSLLSTGMFDGVPVKYVSWSREKNLKGIIKGTGYLCSCDDCNHSKSLNAYEFERHAGAKTKHPNNHIYFENGKTIYAVVQELKNTPQEMLFDAIQTVTGSPINQKNFRIWKASYQAATRELQRIYGKDEVAIQS